The following nucleotide sequence is from Cicer arietinum cultivar CDC Frontier isolate Library 1 chromosome 2, Cicar.CDCFrontier_v2.0, whole genome shotgun sequence.
aatataattaattttatgagttttgattgaatttttttttgaatttttgtataaaaaaggatatcattgttgaaattttaaaacataaaatatcaaattgtcacttaaaattaaaataaatgaccaagtcgaaaaaaaaaagataaaggactaaaacgttacctgaaattaagttaagggataatttagcctttattttattttacttaatgaTAGATAGTTAGGTTGATCAATTTTTTATCGGTTAGTTCATTAATCAAAATTGATggtttactttttaaaattattttattaatattattttatttctttacgATCTGTCAACCGTTGGATTAGGCACCGGAGAGATGGCTGAACACATACGCCAGTAGTTTCAAAAGAATTGAACAGTACGCATACATTCCCAAAAACAACCGGTGAAAAAATTAACTAGTGTAGCAATtttcaaagaagaagaaactcTCCACTCCATCCTCATTGGTGTTAGGAATCATCGCTGCTTACTGCTTACTACTACCACTTCATTTTGTTACACACAAATTTGCAAATTCCCACCTTCCTCAACCCAACCCTAATTTCAAACACAATGTGGCCAACTAGTGTAATTACTTCTTCCCCCAACCCTTCCTTCTTCCTATTCCTTCCCTCCTCTAACGCCACACCTTCTCTTTTCCATCGCCACATTttcaacacatcttccacctcATTTTTCACTCCCTCCCGCCGCTTTCACCTCTCCTCTTCTCTCTCCCGCACTTCTCCCACCTCCGATGATTTCAACGGTTGGGCCTTACTCCAGACACCGGCCCGGCCCACCACTAAAACTGACAAAGGTatacaaaatatatcaagtttCTTTCCAATCCCTAATTACCGCGTCTTGCtctttcatttgaattttttttttgttcgaAATTGTGTGCAGCGTTTCCTTCGTATGCTGCTGCTATAGTAGGCGTTGGAACTTCCCTTGGTCTTCTAATTGCCAGCTTCTCTCTGTCGAGAAAAGGTTTTGTTATATATGTTTCGGCTTAATTAGTTCtgcaaattttgttgttgttgtgaattTAGTGGTGAACTTAATGTGCATTTAGGTTTCAAGATTCAATTCACAAACCCGTTGCAAGGAACTTGGAGTACTGTAACTACTCGTGGTGACGGAATCAAAGCTGGGGAGTTTGATGCCTCGAATGAAACCACCGTAGAGACAGCACCCGTTGCTGTTATGGAATCTGGTAAGCACAAGGGGACTATTTGTCTACatttgttgtgattttgtgcATTTTATAATGTTTTCTTTTTGATAGGCAAATGTTAGTAAGTTACATTATATTAGTTTCTACAATTGTTgtgatttttttcattttttaatgtttaatttttctttcctGCTACCTTGggtaaaatgtttattttaacGTGTAAACATTTGTTTTTATCCTGTCTGAAAAGTGTAACGCCGTGTCTAAATTGTCCCTAAAATCAGAGGAACTGTAAGGAACTTCTTCATTATGACTTCATTTAATGATTTTGGCATGTGTTCGGTAATCATTTTTTCTGATCTATGACCTCATTCAAACTTACATTGAAGATATAAATGCTTTGCACCGCTGAAATTTCTGAGGTTAGGGAATGTGAACGATTATGGGGTTTAGtacttcaatttagtccttgtggATTGACATGTGAGACCATGGGTTTggattaaaagaatattattttatttactgtctttttctttccttccgGAATTTTAGAAACTTGAGAGTTGAGAGAATCCCAACTTGTGAGACCCTTTGTGTTGCATCAGCATGACAAATCAACATGTTAGGTGGCAAAAAAATGTGATAGCTAAGCACCTTTTATAGAGTTAAGCAACTAAGTTGACACACCAGAGATCAAAATGTCTAACAAAGATAGACATGACgagttttattttatactttcCTTTCAGAAAAATGTGACACTGCATGACACTTTCAAGGACCAAAATGAGTGCTTACTcggtttttaatttgtttttaatttgtttttaattttattataaaactattGTTCGGATACCAAGTTGGGCCACGCCCAATAAAAAGGCTTAGTAGGGAAATTAGCAGTGTTGTCAAGTAGCGGCGCTATAGCATAACGGATTTTGATGAATCCTCTATGAAAACCGCAACGCTATCCTAGTTTCGCTATTAGGACAATAGCGGCCCCTATTCCAATTTCTACTAGCCGAAATAGCGGCAATAGcagaaaaaatagaattttaggttttttaaaactaatagaATAGAAGATTTTTCATAAGTGCCAAACATTACCTATTTTAtgatagaaaaacaaaatagttaGTGAGTATTACTCCTATTCACTATAATTCATATAACTTTCAATATATAAGCTATGCTATGGCTCCATCCCCTTTTTTATTTGAATGCAACATGcctttttttcatttataatttagttatttcGACATATGTGAGGCCTCGGCTATTTAACCGCAACGCTATCCACTATTTCACATAGCAGATTTTTTGTATTTCGCAATTTTCCGCAATCCGCTATTGATAACACTGGAAGTTAGGGGATAATTACTTATGTACTAGCAGTTAGTGGGCATAGACAACCGTATATAGGGGAGGGAACATGAAAATGGAATCATTCTAGTCATTTTTTAGTTAGAACTGGATAGGTTGGGTAGAGAGAATAACATCTCTTCTCTAATgctataaatatttcaaaataggAAAGAAAAAAGGTCATGGCCTTTTTATAGTTAGATTTCAAAATAGgatatgaaaatttaaaatatttgtttcaaaccAAACATACCCTTATATCAAACAATAGATAGTTTTTGTccataagaaaaaatattgctAATGGTAAATGCTATACttttatataaacttttataCTTTTGATACCTTAACCATTGTCCTTAATGCTTTGATCAGCATTTGCCTTGATGCTTTTAGAATTATCAAGATCTAAGCATTGCTCTAAAATACTGTTTCCTATTTCTTATAAACATGTAGTTCTATTTGGTCCTGTGTTACTAATTCAAGATATTTTTCATTGCTTCAAtagtttaatattattatatgtttaatAATCAGCTCGAGTTCTGCTGTCTGTCTTGTATGTTTCTCGAAATGTattcatctttcttttttacCCTTCGTCATCTCAGAAGCTACTGTAAAGCCGGGACGAGTTACAATCCCTGTTTCAGTGGATTCCACCCAAGAAGATGCATTGGCAGTCTTAAAGAAGTTGAAGGTTTGTTTCTAGAAATATTGAATTATGGTTTTTTATATACAAGACAGACAAGTAGTATCTACCTACATTGTTCTGTACTCTGTACAACTCAAGATCATTTTACagtatgatataataataataagattcgAGTCATGATTCGGAAAAAAATTCTTCTGATTCACGAGTTGAATCTCAATTTGATAACCATGCTTAAATGCGATGTTATTGTAGTTCAATGATATTGTAATTTAGGCTCTCTCATTGGTTGTGTTCCACTTTGTCACACTAAATCTATGCACTATTTTTGTGGACTCTTGGGGTGTAACTGTAGGCTTGAAATTGTGGTTTGTGCTGATTTGTCTAGATAATTGAAGATGATGTAGAAGCTAATGAGTTGTGTACCAGAAGAGAATTTGCTAGATGGCtagttaaattaaattcttCTTTGGAAAGGTTAGTTCCTAATGCATCATGCATTTAACTTCATTTTCTGTAATTGATTTAGAGCTCAAACATGTAGGTTTGCGTGGCTTCCATTAAAAATGGGTTTCTTTGTCTTCCAGAAATCCAAAACACAGGGTTCCTTCTATTGTATCCCTGTCTGGCTCTGTAGTTTTTGCATTTGATGATATCAATGCTGATGACCCAGATTTTCAATCTATTCAAGGTAACAAAAGTTATGGAACTTCACTCCAACCCAAACTCAAGTTTCTTACATGCagatatttttcttattctGATAAGTACTCTGTTTCTTCTCTGCCAATTCAATCCCAAAGTGTTAGCAGAAACCGGTGTGGTCCCTAGCAAATTATCTTGGAAGAATAGTTCAAATTGTTGTGGATCTGACTGTAAAGAAgacataaatttttttcctGATAGGTGATTTGTATTCGTCACTTTTTTACATTTCACAACCAAATTTCATGGTACTGAACGGAAGAAATGTCAACTGCAGATTCATTTCACGACAAGATCTAATGGAATGGAGAACTCAATTGGAGTACGGATTTATCTATGGGATTATTGACCAGGTAtgcttttttaaaaagataagtaatttgggtaatttttaaatatgcaTGATGAAAAACCTCACATGTTTGTCATCTCTTAAAACCTGACTTTTTTACAGTCCagatatcaattaaaaaagcaGGTTATATGGATGTGAAAGAGATAACTTCTCCAGGAGTTTATTTGGACATGTTGGCAGGAGAAAGTAGTATACTCAGAAAAGTTTTTGGTATATCTCTGAGGCTTTACCTCTATGTATTGATGtctattttttctctcactAACAATAACAATTGAAAAATTTGTCTAGCATATCAAATTTCTTTCAACAATTATTCCTAGAAGTATGCTCATTGTTGTCAGATCACAGCTACGGCAGCACTGTGGTGGTATGCATGGCATGCTCTTCACTGGTGTTGTCGATTGCCGGTTATGGTGGTGAGCCAAAATCCACCATAAACATATGGCGTTGGTATAACGAAAAAGGGTGGAAGCATGGTagacacattaaaaaaatattgtatatatagatatcatatatatatatatatatatgtatttatgtatgtatacacacaaaaaaaaaaagtagagagAGAAGAAGTGTGTAGAGAAAAGAGGGTAAACGGGTATTGTATCCATCTTTTTGTGGtttattaggatttttaacccaTTTTTGGATTGGATTTCGGTCAGTTCATTCCACCCATGTCACATTTGTTCAGTTTTTTACTAGAAGGATGAGTTTTTATTATGCAGCCAGTTTCCCCAATTCAACCTTGACGACGAGGTTGTTCTTTCAGCAGTTGAAAGTGATAGAACACCACATTTTGGGGGTGAGGGTGTGTGCGATGGGGGTTAGCTTTTTGGCTCCATAAGGAATAAGCCCAAAGTTTGGAAGGTGTACACACGTAGGAagcacaagggtgtgaggaagCATGATATATAGAGAGAGGTGTTAGGAACCATTGAATGAGAAAAAAGTAGAGAGAGAAGAAGTGTGTAGAGAAAAGAGGGTAAACGGGTATTATATCCATATTTTTGTGGtttattaggatttttaacccaTTTTGGGATTGGATTTCGGTCAGCTCATTCCACCCAAGTCACATTTGTTCAGTTTTTTACTAGAAGGATGGGTTTTTATTATGCATCCAGTTTCCCCAATTCAACCTTGATGACAAGGTTGTTCTTCCAGCAGTTGAAAGTGATAGAACATCACATTTTGGGGGTGAGGGTGTGCGCAATGGGGGTTAGCTTTTTGGCTCCTTAAGGAATAAGCCCAAAGTTTGGAAGGTGTACACACATAGGAagcacaagggtgtgaggaagCATGATAAAGAGAGAGAGGTGTTAGGAACCGTTGCATGAGAGAAAAcgagagagacatatggtgaaaccaTTTGTCTAAACTACACAATGGATTCGATTTTATATTGACTCAAGGCGATAAATACAAAAGTAAATATAGGAAATACCATCCATATTTATACGATAtgcaataaatacaaaagtaAATATAAGAGATCACAATCTCAAGGATTTAGTGAAGAACTTTGCCAATTGATCATTGGAATTAACAAAGCTAGTGGTGATGTCGTCCGATTCGATCTTCTCCCTTACAAAATGACAATCTATCTCAGTATGCTTGGTCCTATCATGAAAAATTGGATTAGAAGCAATATGCAATATTGCTTGATTATCATAGATTAATGTTATTTGTGTTGCCTCTTCAAACTGAAGCTCTTTGAGTAACAGTTTCAACCCAACGAGCTCACAAGTCACTAATGCTTAAGGCCTATATTCAATTTCAGCATTGGATCTTGCAATCTATGTAATCACTAGCGGATAGTGTAGCGTATCGGACGACCCCCAAAACGCTATTGTGGTGTAGCGCGTAGCGGTATGGCCGCTACGCTCAAGTCTTGGGTTGAGAAAAACAAGGGAGAAAAAGACGGTTGGTGGTTCAGAGAACAAGGAAGTGAAGGTCGCATCAGAGTCGTCCATAGTTGTGCTAGAGTCACATGGCAGGTTGCAGCCAAGCAGAGGAGATGAGAGGTCGTGAACGAGAAGAAATAAAGAGATAGCTAAAggaaaaaaccctaattgattcAAAAAGAATAAATGAGGGTGCTTTATGTCTTTGCACATAAATATGAGGGCCTTTTTGTCTTTTGGTGATAAAAATGAGGGGCTTTTAGTCTTTTGTGATAAAAAACGAGGACCCTTATGTCTTTTTCTCATATCTTCACCATTGTGGTCATCTTCTCCACCATTCCTCCGCGATTTTGCCACCACAAGCAGCGCTACAGCCGCTACACTGATCTGATCAAACCTTTGCTACGCGGTGATTGCTGCCGCTACTAACTACATAGCTTGCAATCACACTCTTTTTCTTACTCTTCCGAGATATTAAGTTTCCTCCAATAATTACTCAATACCCATAAGTAGATTGCctatcaatgggtgagcctACCCAATCAACATCTAAATAACCAACTATTCGAGTATCTCCTTTGTTGTCATAAATTATGACCTTTACCTGGAGCATCTTTAATGTATTTCGAGATTTGTATCACAACATGCTAGTGTTTTTGGCAAGGATAGTTTAAGAATTGGTTTACCACACTGATTGCAAAAGAAATGTCTGAACGGGTGATTGTGAGTTAGTGTGATATACcaaccaatcttttgtatctccCTGAATGTGAAAATGACTTCTCTTGATTAGGTAgaagtttgacatttggatcccTGAATGTGAGTTAGTTTGACATTCAATACACCTATCTCTTCAAGGATATCTATGACATATTTCctttgtgaaattactaagTCGTCATTGGATTGGACTAACTCAATACCCAAGAAGTAGCATAACTTGTCAAGTTCTTAAGTTTGAAACTGATAAGATAGGTGTTGTTTCAATTGGACTATGCCCTACTGATCACTATCAATTAtgacaatatcatctacatagacaatcaagtaaatgcaccttttagtTGAGTGGCGATAATCTTTTTGAGACCCATGATAACCAAGAAAAAGCCAATTTAGTGATAAAGTTGAAAGTTTGTCAAGATTAAGAGTGAGATTGTGGACAAAACATGTAGACCCATAGAAATGAGGAGGAAGTGAGTGAAGAGAAGTATGAAGAAAGAGGATTGAGTGAGGGACTTTGTTATTAATGATAGACGAAGACATGTGATTTATAAGATAGCATGCCGTTCGAACAATATCGTCCCAAAAACAATTGGTACATTACTGTGAAGGAGGGTACGAGTGGTTTTAATAAGATGTTGATTTTTGCATTCAGAtaccccattttgttgaggtgtatgagcccaagatgtttgatgaagaatgccgttagaggtcattaattttttgaattaaatggGACAAATATTCAAGGGCATTATCAATGCGCAAAGTGCGAATGGACACACCtaattttgagttttaatttccttataaaattgctcaaaaatagaaaataattcagacctatttttcataaaaaataaccaCATACAACggaaaaaaaatcttttataaatgtAATACAATATCTAGACTCGAGTGAAAATAGTACGAGAAGAACTCCAAACATTTAAGTGAACTAAACTAAATAGGAAAGAAGCTCGTTTATTGGCTCGATC
It contains:
- the LOC101504263 gene encoding uncharacterized protein encodes the protein MWPTSVITSSPNPSFFLFLPSSNATPSLFHRHIFNTSSTSFFTPSRRFHLSSSLSRTSPTSDDFNGWALLQTPARPTTKTDKAFPSYAAAIVGVGTSLGLLIASFSLSRKGFKIQFTNPLQGTWSTVTTRGDGIKAGEFDASNETTVETAPVAVMESEATVKPGRVTIPVSVDSTQEDALAVLKKLKIIEDDVEANELCTRREFARWLVKLNSSLERNPKHRVPSIVSLSGSVVFAFDDINADDPDFQSIQVLAETGVVPSKLSWKNSSNCCGSDCKEDINFFPDRFISRQDLMEWRTQLEYGFIYGIIDQISIKKAGYMDVKEITSPGVYLDMLAGESSILRKVFGQSRRFQPNKPSTKAQAAVALTSGKMKEAISAEMSRIEAENAARQAEAEEIRSELLSRGDIQKFWDAKLCEEKNHGCDVERLYLEAVDNLVEEKINQEKINAEFLKEQAAMDCQKQMLLSMKKEVDETSEKLASEKLIYVDEKKTVQKLLRDLELKNEEILDTKSTLEAEKEALLMLRTWVEDEARRSQARAAVLAEVGRRWKWDDQA